One Rhodoferax ferrireducens T118 DNA segment encodes these proteins:
- the hypE gene encoding hydrogenase expression/formation protein HypE — MSEVKRGYVRPLDLKHGRVDMTHGSGGRAMVQLISELFTRHLGNAYLGQGNDGAVLPAAVLNGKPARLVMSTDCHVVSPLFFPGGDIGCLSVHGTLNDVAVMGATPLYLAAGFILEEGFALAELACIVESMARAAHAAGVPVVTGDTKVVERGKGDGIFITTTGVGVLPDGLELGGARVRPGDVVLVSGSMGDHGVAIMSQRENLSFEASIESDTAALHGLIAQLLATGADIRCLRDPTRGGLASTLNEIAGQSGVGMMLHEKAIPIKPVVAAACEFLGLDPLYVANEGKLIVICAAADAPRLLATLRAHPLGVDAAVIGEVMADEHHFVQLTTAFGGRRIVDWLAGDQLPRIC; from the coding sequence ATGAGTGAAGTCAAACGCGGCTACGTGCGTCCGCTCGATCTGAAACATGGCCGGGTGGACATGACGCATGGCTCGGGCGGGCGCGCCATGGTGCAACTGATCTCTGAGCTGTTCACCCGCCATCTGGGCAACGCCTACCTGGGCCAGGGCAATGATGGGGCCGTGTTGCCCGCCGCGGTTTTGAACGGCAAGCCTGCGCGACTGGTGATGTCCACCGATTGCCATGTGGTCTCCCCCCTGTTCTTCCCCGGTGGCGACATTGGCTGCCTGTCGGTGCATGGCACGCTCAATGATGTGGCGGTGATGGGCGCCACGCCCCTCTATCTGGCCGCCGGTTTTATTCTGGAGGAAGGTTTTGCGCTGGCTGAGCTGGCGTGCATCGTTGAATCCATGGCACGCGCCGCCCATGCTGCAGGGGTGCCCGTGGTCACGGGTGACACCAAGGTGGTGGAACGCGGCAAAGGTGATGGCATTTTCATCACCACCACCGGCGTCGGCGTCTTGCCCGATGGGCTGGAACTGGGCGGAGCCCGGGTGCGGCCGGGCGATGTGGTGCTGGTGTCCGGGTCCATGGGCGACCACGGCGTGGCCATCATGAGCCAGCGCGAAAACCTGAGCTTTGAGGCCAGCATTGAATCCGACACCGCCGCGCTGCATGGCCTGATCGCCCAGCTGCTGGCCACCGGTGCCGACATCCGCTGCCTGCGCGACCCCACCCGAGGCGGCCTGGCTTCGACCTTGAACGAAATTGCGGGGCAATCCGGTGTGGGCATGATGCTGCATGAGAAAGCCATTCCGATCAAACCGGTGGTGGCTGCGGCCTGTGAATTCCTCGGCCTGGACCCGCTCTATGTGGCCAACGAAGGCAAGCTGATTGTGATTTGCGCGGCTGCCGATGCGCCGCGCCTGCTGGCCACCCTGCGCGCGCATCCGCTGGGCGTGGACGCCGCCGTGATTGGCGAGGTGATGGCCGACGAGCATCATTTTGTCCAGCTCACCACCGCCTTTGGCGGCCGGCGCATTGTGGATTGGCTGGCCGGTGACCAACTGCCGCGCATCTGCTAA
- the hypD gene encoding hydrogenase formation protein HypD — MKYIDEFRDGEVAKTLALKIARLAQPERSYSFMEFCGGHTHAISRYGLSDLLPPNVRMVHGPGCPVCVLPIGRIDMAIDLALKQGVILCTYGDTLRVPASEGLSLMKAKARGGDIRMVYSTLDALQIARDNPEREVVFFAIGFETTTPPTALAILQAHQEQLSNFSVLCCHVLTPAAISQILESPEVRQWGTVPIDGFIGPAHVSTVIGSRPYEFFAEEYRKPVVIAGFEPLDVMQAILMLVKQVNEGRAEVENEFARAVSRDGNQKAQDRVAEVFELRREFEWRGLAVVPYSALMIREKYGSFDAERRFKMDYQSVPDNKACECGAILRGVKRPQDCKIFGTVCTPENPVGSCMVSSEGACAAHYSYGRYKDMTP, encoded by the coding sequence ATGAAATACATCGACGAATTCCGTGACGGCGAGGTCGCCAAAACCTTGGCCCTCAAGATCGCCCGGCTGGCGCAGCCTGAGCGCAGCTACAGCTTCATGGAATTTTGTGGCGGCCACACCCACGCCATTTCCCGCTACGGCCTGTCCGACTTGCTGCCGCCCAACGTGCGCATGGTGCACGGCCCCGGCTGCCCGGTGTGTGTGCTGCCGATCGGCCGCATTGACATGGCGATCGACCTGGCACTGAAGCAAGGCGTGATCCTGTGCACCTATGGCGACACCTTGCGCGTGCCGGCCTCTGAAGGCCTGTCGCTGATGAAGGCCAAGGCGCGCGGTGGCGACATTCGCATGGTCTATTCCACGCTCGATGCCTTGCAGATTGCGCGCGACAACCCCGAGCGCGAGGTGGTGTTTTTTGCCATCGGGTTTGAGACCACCACACCGCCAACGGCGCTGGCTATTTTGCAGGCACACCAGGAACAATTGAGCAATTTCAGCGTGCTGTGCTGCCATGTGCTGACACCCGCGGCGATCAGCCAGATTCTGGAGTCGCCCGAAGTACGGCAGTGGGGCACGGTGCCGATTGACGGCTTCATCGGCCCGGCGCATGTGTCAACCGTGATTGGCAGTCGGCCGTATGAATTTTTTGCCGAGGAATACCGCAAACCGGTGGTGATTGCCGGCTTTGAGCCGCTGGACGTGATGCAGGCGATTCTGATGCTGGTCAAGCAGGTCAACGAAGGGCGTGCCGAGGTTGAAAACGAGTTCGCACGCGCGGTCAGCCGCGACGGCAACCAGAAGGCGCAGGACCGGGTCGCCGAGGTGTTCGAGTTGCGCCGCGAATTCGAGTGGCGCGGGCTCGCCGTGGTGCCTTATTCCGCTTTGATGATCCGTGAGAAATACGGCAGCTTCGATGCCGAGCGCCGCTTCAAGATGGATTACCAATCGGTGCCCGACAACAAGGCCTGTGAATGCGGGGCCATTCTGCGCGGCGTCAAGCGACCGCAAGACTGCAAGATTTTCGGCACCGTCTGCACGCCGGAGAACCCGGTGGGCTCGTGCATGGTCAGCAGCGAAGGTGCCTGCGCGGCGCATTACAGTTACGGGCGTTACAAGGACATGACCCCATGA
- the hypB gene encoding hydrogenase nickel incorporation protein HypB, translated as MCVTCGCGVGEVKIKGEQAHTHDHVHPDGSSHSHDHPHDHAHTHDHADSDAHLHSHDETPAHAHAPGVTPKRMVQIEQDILAKNNAYAQANRQNLAERGIFALNLVSSPGSGKTTLLCKTIALLGQQAVAVIEGDQQTSQDADRIRATGAQAIQINTGKGCHLDAHMVGHAMEQLKLEDESLLMIENVGNLVCPAAFDLGEAHKVVILSVTEGEDKPIKYPDMFRAASLMLLNKIDLLPHLNYDVDAAIGFARRVNPGIHVIELSATSGEGMDEWLAFLRDGVSQASADRQQTVDGLKARIAHLEARLQAQA; from the coding sequence GTGTGGGTGAAGTCAAGATTAAGGGTGAACAGGCGCATACGCACGACCATGTGCATCCGGATGGCAGCAGCCACAGTCATGATCATCCCCACGATCACGCGCATACGCACGACCATGCTGACAGCGATGCCCACCTACATTCGCACGACGAAACCCCGGCACACGCGCACGCCCCAGGCGTCACGCCCAAACGCATGGTGCAGATTGAGCAGGACATCCTGGCCAAGAACAACGCTTACGCGCAAGCCAACCGGCAAAACTTGGCTGAGCGCGGCATTTTTGCGCTGAACCTGGTGTCCAGCCCCGGCTCCGGCAAGACCACGCTGCTGTGCAAGACCATTGCCCTGTTGGGCCAGCAAGCCGTGGCCGTGATTGAGGGCGACCAGCAAACCAGTCAGGACGCTGACCGCATTCGCGCCACCGGTGCCCAGGCGATCCAGATCAACACCGGCAAGGGCTGTCATCTGGATGCCCACATGGTCGGGCACGCGATGGAACAGCTCAAGCTGGAGGATGAATCCCTGCTGATGATTGAAAACGTGGGCAACCTGGTGTGCCCCGCCGCCTTTGACTTGGGCGAGGCGCACAAGGTGGTGATCTTGTCGGTCACCGAGGGTGAAGACAAACCGATCAAGTACCCCGACATGTTCCGTGCCGCCAGCCTGATGCTGCTCAACAAGATCGACCTGCTGCCGCATCTGAATTACGACGTGGATGCGGCCATCGGCTTCGCGCGCCGGGTCAATCCTGGCATTCATGTCATTGAGCTCTCGGCCACCAGTGGCGAAGGCATGGACGAGTGGCTGGCCTTTCTGCGTGATGGCGTGTCCCAGGCCAGCGCCGACCGGCAGCAAACAGTGGACGGTCTGAAGGCGCGTATTGCCCATCTGGAAGCGCGCTTGCAGGCGCAGGCTTGA
- a CDS encoding HypC/HybG/HupF family hydrogenase formation chaperone, producing MCLALPVKVIEVGCGPAGDWAIVDLGGVKKEISLALLDDVQVGDYVILHVGYALSKLDPQEAERTLALFSEMAESVAAAS from the coding sequence ATGTGTCTTGCACTACCGGTCAAAGTGATTGAAGTCGGCTGCGGCCCGGCGGGCGACTGGGCCATCGTTGATTTGGGAGGCGTCAAAAAGGAGATCTCGCTGGCGCTGCTGGACGATGTTCAGGTGGGCGACTATGTGATTTTGCATGTGGGTTATGCGCTGTCAAAACTGGACCCGCAAGAGGCCGAGCGCACGCTGGCGCTGTTTTCTGAAATGGCTGAATCAGTTGCCGCGGCCTCATGA
- the hypF gene encoding carbamoyltransferase HypF translates to MTTALPLVARHIRVSGIVQGVGFRPFVWRLAQELKLTGWVRNDAQGVEMAAQGAEPQVAELLQRLRTDAPPLARVDAVQAREALVEDWAGFSIIDSIQGRAVTAIGPDVAVCADCLNELFDPTNRRWRHAFITCTHCGPRFTVTRALPYDRPQTSMAAFPLCPACGAEYRAAADRRFHAETTCCPQCGPTLALLDAQHQTIQGDPIERTLHLLQNGKIVAIKGLGGFHLACDARNPEAVARLRFTKNREEKPFAVMLANVASLAPYAQVSDAERALLESRERPIVLLRARPGGDAALCGVAPGLLWLGVMLPTTPIHFLLLHEAAGRPAGSAWTNKPQAMVLVMTSANPGGEPIVRDMAEARTRLVGIADAYLDHDRDIVARCDDSVVRPLGPGAQFIRRSRGYAPVAIRLPHAGPSGLSRPCVLAFGAHLKNTVCVTRGDEAFLSPHIGDLDNAASCDFLNETVQRLCDLIDVKPAVVAHDLHPDDYSTRAALEFADRHGLPTLAVQHHHAHIAAVCAEHGWQGPVLGLALDGVGLGTDGSAWGGELLKVDGAHFERLGHLSPLAMPGGDRCAREPWRMAASVLHELGRNADIVERFQEPGADTVAAMLQRQFNSPRTSSMGRVFDAAAGLLGLCSYMKYEAQAPVLLEQCATLFIDNQGWPAAMAEGWTLSDRGQLNLLPVLASLLGASDVNQAAARFHATLVAALTDWVLQASAATGLRTLAWGGGCFLNTLLSSGLRQNLEQGGITVLAPVHTSPGDGSIALGQAWIALNSLETKDVSCTTGQSD, encoded by the coding sequence TTGACGACTGCGTTGCCACTCGTTGCGCGTCACATCCGGGTCAGCGGCATTGTTCAAGGGGTCGGATTCCGGCCTTTTGTCTGGCGCCTGGCGCAGGAACTCAAGCTCACCGGCTGGGTGCGCAATGACGCCCAGGGCGTCGAGATGGCTGCCCAGGGCGCTGAGCCCCAAGTTGCCGAACTGTTGCAACGTCTGCGCACGGATGCGCCGCCGTTGGCGCGAGTTGATGCGGTGCAGGCGCGTGAGGCTTTGGTAGAAGACTGGGCCGGTTTCTCCATCATCGACAGCATCCAGGGCCGCGCCGTCACGGCCATTGGCCCGGATGTTGCCGTCTGCGCCGATTGCCTGAACGAGCTGTTTGACCCCACGAACAGGCGCTGGCGCCATGCTTTCATCACCTGCACGCATTGCGGCCCCCGCTTCACGGTGACCCGCGCCTTGCCTTACGACCGGCCGCAGACCAGCATGGCAGCGTTCCCGCTGTGCCCGGCCTGTGGCGCTGAATACAGGGCAGCGGCGGATCGGCGTTTTCATGCCGAGACCACCTGTTGCCCGCAATGCGGCCCCACGCTGGCGTTGCTGGATGCGCAGCACCAGACGATTCAAGGCGATCCGATTGAACGCACCTTGCACCTGCTGCAAAACGGGAAAATCGTGGCCATCAAGGGGCTGGGCGGTTTTCACCTGGCTTGTGATGCGCGCAACCCGGAGGCGGTGGCGCGGCTTCGGTTCACCAAGAACCGCGAAGAAAAACCCTTTGCCGTGATGCTGGCCAACGTCGCCAGCCTGGCGCCTTATGCGCAGGTATCGGATGCAGAGCGTGCTCTGCTGGAAAGCCGTGAGCGCCCCATCGTGCTGCTGCGCGCGCGGCCAGGTGGCGATGCCGCCTTGTGTGGTGTGGCGCCGGGCCTGCTGTGGCTGGGTGTGATGCTGCCCACGACGCCGATCCACTTCTTGCTGTTGCATGAGGCCGCCGGCCGACCTGCGGGCAGCGCCTGGACCAACAAGCCGCAGGCCATGGTGCTGGTGATGACCAGCGCCAACCCGGGTGGTGAGCCCATCGTGCGCGATATGGCAGAGGCGCGCACGCGTCTGGTTGGCATTGCCGACGCCTATCTGGACCACGACCGCGACATCGTGGCGCGCTGCGACGACAGCGTGGTGCGCCCGCTGGGACCGGGAGCGCAGTTCATCCGGCGCAGCCGGGGTTACGCGCCTGTCGCCATTCGCTTGCCACACGCGGGGCCATCCGGGCTTTCCCGGCCTTGCGTGCTGGCGTTTGGCGCCCACCTCAAAAACACGGTGTGCGTGACCCGTGGCGATGAAGCTTTTTTGTCGCCTCACATTGGCGACCTGGACAACGCCGCAAGCTGTGACTTCCTGAACGAGACGGTGCAGCGCCTGTGCGATCTGATCGACGTCAAGCCGGCGGTCGTCGCGCACGACCTGCACCCCGACGACTACAGCACACGCGCTGCCCTTGAATTTGCCGATCGCCATGGGCTGCCCACGCTGGCTGTGCAGCATCACCACGCCCACATTGCCGCCGTGTGTGCCGAGCACGGCTGGCAGGGCCCCGTGTTGGGGCTGGCGCTCGATGGTGTGGGCCTGGGGACCGACGGCAGCGCCTGGGGTGGTGAATTGCTCAAGGTCGATGGGGCGCATTTCGAGCGCCTGGGCCACCTGTCGCCCTTGGCCATGCCGGGTGGCGACAGGTGCGCGCGTGAGCCCTGGCGCATGGCGGCTTCGGTGCTGCATGAGTTGGGCCGCAACGCCGACATCGTGGAGCGTTTTCAGGAGCCCGGCGCAGATACCGTGGCCGCCATGCTGCAGCGCCAGTTCAACAGCCCGCGCACGTCGAGCATGGGCCGCGTGTTTGATGCAGCAGCGGGTTTGCTGGGCCTCTGCTCTTATATGAAATATGAGGCTCAAGCCCCCGTGTTGCTTGAACAGTGTGCTACTCTTTTTATAGATAACCAGGGCTGGCCTGCCGCCATGGCTGAGGGCTGGACGCTCAGTGACCGGGGCCAACTCAATCTGCTGCCCGTTCTGGCATCACTCCTGGGTGCCAGCGACGTCAACCAGGCCGCCGCCCGCTTTCACGCGACCCTGGTGGCCGCCCTGACCGACTGGGTGCTGCAAGCCTCAGCCGCCACCGGATTGCGCACCCTGGCGTGGGGTGGTGGCTGCTTTCTCAACACCCTGCTATCGTCAGGTCTGCGGCAAAATCTGGAACAAGGCGGCATCACCGTGCTGGCACCGGTTCACACGTCGCCGGGCGATGGCAGCATCGCGCTCGGGCAGGCCTGGATCGCCTTGAATTCTTTGGAGACTAAAGATGTGTCTTGCACTACCGGTCAAAGTGATTGA